A single genomic interval of Vibrio gallicus harbors:
- a CDS encoding haloacid dehalogenase type II yields the protein MSTPTILFDINETVLDLSILKPKFRHYMGDENHMSTWFAMLLHSSTVCLVTGTKTNFKSLALTALQSIAGRLNIDISDEGYRDMLGTFACLPAHDDIQPALIELRKAGFRLVALSNSSSELLESQLAQSGLRDCFDDAISVEQAQTFKPSKTAYQYALDKLQLQPSMVRLVATHDWDTHGALCAGLKAAYIDRSNAPYNPHYLLPDIVSNNMGDIAKQIIGKAQK from the coding sequence ATGTCTACACCGACAATTCTGTTTGATATTAATGAAACAGTGCTTGATCTAAGCATACTAAAGCCCAAATTTCGCCATTATATGGGGGATGAAAATCACATGAGTACTTGGTTTGCCATGCTATTGCACTCCTCGACGGTATGCCTAGTCACTGGCACAAAGACCAATTTTAAAAGTCTCGCATTGACCGCATTGCAATCTATTGCTGGGCGACTAAATATCGATATTTCTGATGAAGGCTACCGCGATATGTTAGGCACATTTGCTTGTCTGCCTGCTCATGACGATATCCAACCGGCGCTGATTGAGTTAAGAAAAGCGGGCTTTCGTCTGGTCGCACTGTCAAACTCATCATCTGAACTACTTGAGTCTCAGTTGGCGCAATCTGGTTTAAGGGACTGTTTTGACGACGCCATTTCTGTCGAGCAAGCGCAAACCTTCAAGCCTTCCAAAACGGCATACCAATATGCTTTAGATAAACTTCAACTACAACCGAGTATGGTTAGGCTAGTGGCAACCCACGATTGGGATACCCATGGCGCATTGTGCGCAGGGTTGAAAGCGGCTTATATTGATAGGTCTAACGCCCCATATAACCCTCACTATTTACTACCAGATATAGTTAGCAATAACATGGGTGACATTGCCAAGCAGATTATAGGTAAGGCTCAAAAGTAG
- a CDS encoding fibrobacter succinogenes major paralogous domain-containing protein, whose product MVLTTTSSANDINKELHQLTDTVQDLEGNTYHTVTIGEQVWLAESLRSTKFQDGSSVTSGAIPKDDEKNLLKYGRLYNWHDVSDERDISPVGWRVATDDDWKQLERTVGMSEQEVDQDGWRGSEQNVGLQLKQAQAGGLFTKVDPSLVNKQNFFARAAGVKWNGFYITQGAYTEFWTASSASNKKGIIRTLAYAWWNSHLGEIRRATSSKDYMFSVRCVKIADL is encoded by the coding sequence ATGGTTCTTACTACAACATCGTCGGCTAATGATATCAATAAAGAGTTACACCAACTGACTGATACGGTTCAAGACCTTGAAGGAAACACCTATCATACGGTGACAATCGGTGAGCAAGTTTGGCTGGCTGAAAGCTTGAGAAGCACCAAGTTTCAAGATGGCAGTTCGGTAACATCTGGTGCTATCCCTAAAGATGATGAGAAAAATCTATTAAAGTATGGACGTTTGTACAACTGGCATGATGTTTCAGATGAGAGAGATATTTCTCCTGTAGGTTGGCGCGTTGCCACTGATGATGACTGGAAACAACTAGAGCGAACCGTTGGGATGTCTGAGCAGGAAGTCGACCAAGATGGCTGGCGTGGTAGTGAACAAAACGTTGGCCTACAACTTAAACAAGCGCAGGCGGGGGGGCTATTTACTAAAGTTGATCCCTCGCTCGTCAACAAACAAAATTTCTTTGCCAGAGCTGCGGGTGTTAAGTGGAATGGATTTTACATTACTCAAGGTGCTTACACTGAGTTTTGGACAGCAAGTAGTGCATCAAATAAAAAAGGGATCATTCGAACCCTTGCTTACGCTTGGTGGAATTCGCATCTAGGGGAAATCCGTCGTGCCACTAGCTCCAAAGATTATATGTTCTCGGTGCGCTGCGTAAAAATAGCCGACTTATAA
- a CDS encoding type II toxin-antitoxin system YafO family toxin, which translates to MSKSLNIRIFKHKILIDSLTKSELQSLTKDFRYYKETGQKPEFFGRDEAYDHPNTLPILKSEEVKHIHLAAMDAPFLSSIQFYQTSDKHLVYCQGWSDPSCFLLIAILAPDAHEQTRNRTIMHNLGLIAEKFRQQF; encoded by the coding sequence GTGAGTAAGTCACTAAATATTAGAATTTTTAAGCATAAGATTTTAATTGATTCACTTACTAAAAGTGAGCTTCAATCTTTGACTAAGGACTTTAGATATTACAAAGAGACTGGTCAAAAACCAGAATTTTTTGGTCGTGATGAAGCCTATGATCACCCTAATACATTGCCAATTCTAAAATCAGAAGAAGTGAAGCACATTCATTTAGCAGCTATGGATGCTCCGTTTCTCAGCTCTATCCAATTCTACCAAACGAGTGATAAGCATTTAGTCTATTGCCAAGGCTGGAGTGATCCTAGTTGTTTTTTGTTAATCGCTATCCTTGCACCAGATGCTCATGAACAAACTCGAAATAGAACTATCATGCATAATTTAGGTTTGATAGCTGAAAAGTTTCGGCAGCAATTTTAA
- a CDS encoding FAD-dependent oxidoreductase yields MAEQVKTSLRVAVIGGGIAGSTTALHLAEQGVDVTLIEQSDGLVNGPPICHLHAGGNLYREISQQQCVDLLKQSIDTVRLFPYAVNTRPTVIATPITDSNDPYSLLPRLSVIQASYQELVSQDPLNAVLGEPKQYYSQYSRAQLEALQDSEQPQQPLSHDEWMVPFAKYVDLDNLKYPVLVVQEFGLSVFRLAASVSLTLEHHPKAHLKTGCRLEDAHYVNNQWHLSYQPKQGNKQQLVVDYLVNATGYKTGTIDDLTNQSQKRLVEFKSAFITHWQNSDIHWPEVIFHGERGTPQGMAQLTPYSNGYFQVHGMTESITLFDKGLVASQEPSSQPKLPIELEAKITHGWPKSAIQQRTQNAIGHMSQHIPTFAKATVGGKPLFGAQQIPGEDPGLRVADVSFTDNNYARIELVKASSAFQAANKIKHQLQRLYHSEQAADVSIERSHPNLSALTFEEIEVRAKALARDRGYPEALAIKTGTPSRS; encoded by the coding sequence GTGGCTGAACAAGTGAAAACGTCGCTCCGAGTTGCTGTGATTGGTGGCGGAATCGCCGGTTCTACGACAGCGTTACATCTTGCCGAACAAGGTGTAGACGTAACTCTGATTGAGCAAAGCGACGGTTTAGTCAATGGTCCACCTATTTGTCATCTTCACGCGGGTGGTAATCTCTATCGTGAGATTTCTCAGCAGCAATGCGTCGATCTACTTAAACAGTCGATTGATACAGTTCGTCTTTTTCCTTACGCAGTCAATACTCGGCCAACGGTTATTGCAACGCCTATTACTGATAGTAATGACCCGTATTCGTTACTGCCTCGCCTATCCGTTATTCAAGCAAGTTATCAAGAGTTAGTATCTCAAGATCCTTTAAATGCTGTATTAGGTGAACCTAAACAGTACTATTCACAATACAGTCGCGCACAACTCGAGGCACTTCAAGACAGCGAGCAACCTCAGCAGCCACTAAGTCACGATGAATGGATGGTTCCCTTCGCCAAATATGTCGATCTGGATAACCTAAAGTATCCGGTATTGGTGGTTCAAGAGTTTGGTCTTAGTGTTTTTCGTCTTGCTGCTAGTGTCAGCCTAACCTTGGAGCATCACCCTAAAGCGCATTTGAAAACTGGATGTCGCCTAGAAGATGCGCATTATGTAAATAATCAATGGCACTTGAGCTATCAGCCAAAACAGGGAAATAAGCAACAGCTAGTGGTGGATTATTTGGTCAATGCCACAGGTTATAAAACCGGCACCATTGATGATTTAACCAACCAGTCACAAAAGCGTTTGGTGGAATTCAAATCCGCATTCATAACCCATTGGCAAAATAGTGACATCCATTGGCCTGAAGTGATATTTCATGGTGAACGCGGAACTCCACAAGGGATGGCGCAGTTAACACCTTACAGTAATGGCTATTTTCAAGTCCATGGAATGACAGAATCCATTACCTTGTTTGATAAGGGCTTAGTTGCAAGCCAAGAGCCAAGTTCACAGCCCAAATTACCCATCGAGCTTGAAGCTAAGATCACTCATGGTTGGCCAAAATCGGCGATTCAACAGCGCACCCAAAACGCGATTGGGCATATGAGCCAGCATATCCCTACATTTGCAAAGGCGACTGTGGGTGGTAAACCCCTTTTTGGCGCTCAGCAGATCCCAGGTGAAGACCCTGGGTTACGCGTAGCCGATGTCTCATTTACCGACAATAATTATGCGCGCATCGAGTTAGTAAAAGCCTCTTCGGCTTTTCAAGCGGCAAATAAAATCAAACATCAACTACAACGCTTGTATCACTCTGAGCAGGCAGCTGACGTCAGTATTGAGCGCTCTCATCCCAATTTATCAGCCCTAACCTTTGAAGAAATCGAAGTGCGAGCCAAAGCATTGGCGCGCGATAGGGGCTACCCAGAAGCGCTAGCAATTAAAACAGGAACCCCTTCTCGCAGTTAA
- a CDS encoding SDR family NAD(P)-dependent oxidoreductase, whose amino-acid sequence MTCSTILITGANSGLGFDAARQFALQSGVSKIILACRDEHRAKQAMMQLEALTGKKIFEILIVDVGNLDSCRKAANKLSTKVDAIVLNAGGGGGTAPTKLTKDGVMFIFAVNVLGHVYFTDLLMNSGKLSKGGSVMYVASFAARGASEVGSAKPPITIGSVEEWTTVVNGAKFAKNKTYTDIYGSVKLMGALWTMSMARKHPDMRFITVDPGMARGTSGAATLPWHQRWVMNTAMWVMELLGKAHSVDVGAKRYVDVLLNDQGFESGIWWGSKKGLTGELANQLEHWPEIIGNQSAQNNANTVIHDFLPE is encoded by the coding sequence ATGACTTGTTCAACTATTCTCATTACCGGTGCTAATTCTGGACTTGGATTCGATGCCGCACGCCAGTTCGCTTTGCAAAGTGGAGTTTCTAAGATAATTCTAGCCTGTCGCGATGAACATCGAGCCAAACAAGCGATGATGCAATTAGAAGCGTTAACGGGTAAGAAGATCTTCGAAATTCTAATTGTTGATGTTGGTAATTTGGATTCATGTCGTAAAGCGGCCAATAAGTTGAGTACCAAAGTTGACGCGATTGTATTGAACGCTGGAGGCGGCGGCGGAACTGCCCCGACTAAGCTCACTAAAGATGGTGTCATGTTTATCTTCGCGGTAAACGTATTGGGGCATGTTTACTTTACCGATCTTCTGATGAACAGCGGCAAGTTATCTAAGGGTGGCAGTGTAATGTATGTGGCTAGCTTTGCTGCTAGAGGCGCCTCCGAGGTTGGTTCAGCAAAACCGCCTATCACAATAGGCTCAGTTGAAGAGTGGACAACCGTGGTTAATGGCGCCAAGTTTGCCAAAAATAAAACGTATACCGATATCTACGGGTCTGTGAAGCTTATGGGAGCACTATGGACGATGAGCATGGCGCGCAAGCATCCTGATATGAGATTTATTACGGTCGACCCAGGTATGGCTCGCGGTACCTCTGGCGCCGCCACACTTCCGTGGCATCAGCGGTGGGTCATGAATACGGCTATGTGGGTGATGGAACTCCTTGGTAAGGCTCACTCAGTGGATGTGGGCGCCAAGCGTTACGTTGATGTGCTCTTAAATGACCAAGGTTTTGAATCAGGTATTTGGTGGGGCAGTAAGAAAGGACTAACTGGAGAGCTGGCTAACCAACTAGAGCACTGGCCTGAGATAATTGGCAATCAGTCAGCACAAAACAATGCAAATACGGTTATTCACGATTTTCTGCCAGAATAA
- a CDS encoding cytosolic protein: MFIHHVNGIDWLVITAFEELKTLFIEDAGAIPACFSTASELSLIDQAKRTYGYLPTLSGVITDTGTFQSQDNEEDLNPQLACLVEGRGRVFIYYGGFVAFVDDEQTFITRIN; this comes from the coding sequence ATGTTTATCCATCATGTTAATGGCATCGACTGGCTGGTGATTACAGCTTTTGAAGAACTGAAAACTCTATTTATTGAAGACGCTGGTGCTATCCCCGCTTGCTTCTCTACCGCCAGTGAATTGAGCCTGATTGATCAAGCCAAGCGGACTTATGGTTACTTGCCTACGCTTAGCGGCGTAATCACCGATACCGGCACTTTTCAAAGTCAGGATAACGAAGAAGATTTGAACCCACAGCTTGCTTGCCTAGTTGAGGGGCGTGGTCGGGTATTTATCTATTACGGTGGCTTTGTCGCTTTTGTGGATGACGAGCAGACCTTTATAACCCGAATAAATTGA
- a CDS encoding AraC family transcriptional regulator, with translation MKQKIKQLVERRMPEDGMLETGIKGVHLFKVTHAIPCAPAVYEPVLVVILNGRKEAILDGDKYVYDNSQYLCCSVSMPVEAGTPDASPENPLLGVYISLDTKVMTELAIEIESVSGAVKLPKSSLQPQGLSLANWDDGFSDALLRLLQLGDDKEDTAILGESRLRELYYAVLKGEAGLSVRRAFGIGNEIARSIEYLSLNLAKSVTIDELATHVGMSRAVFHRKFKQATRMSPIQFMKSMRLNNAAMKIASGKNVSEAAMAVGYVSSSQFSREFKRVYGQSPKQWSQSKQLIENIA, from the coding sequence ATGAAGCAAAAAATAAAGCAGCTAGTAGAACGCCGCATGCCAGAAGATGGCATGCTAGAAACCGGTATCAAAGGGGTGCACCTGTTTAAGGTGACTCATGCTATTCCTTGTGCTCCAGCCGTTTATGAACCGGTACTGGTGGTGATTTTGAATGGTCGAAAAGAAGCAATATTGGATGGCGATAAATATGTCTACGACAATAGTCAGTATTTGTGTTGCTCAGTTTCCATGCCAGTAGAGGCGGGAACGCCCGATGCGTCACCAGAGAACCCGTTACTTGGGGTTTATATCTCTCTTGATACTAAGGTGATGACTGAGTTGGCCATTGAAATTGAGAGTGTCAGTGGTGCGGTCAAGCTTCCTAAAAGCAGTTTACAGCCGCAAGGGTTGTCACTTGCTAACTGGGATGACGGTTTCTCAGATGCCTTACTACGCCTACTTCAGCTAGGTGATGATAAAGAAGATACCGCTATTCTTGGGGAGAGCCGCTTAAGAGAGCTTTATTATGCGGTTCTAAAGGGGGAGGCTGGGTTATCGGTAAGGCGTGCATTTGGTATTGGTAATGAAATTGCTCGCTCAATCGAGTATTTGTCGTTGAATCTTGCTAAGAGCGTTACGATTGATGAGCTCGCTACGCACGTGGGAATGAGCCGAGCAGTCTTCCATAGAAAATTTAAGCAAGCTACGAGAATGTCACCAATCCAATTTATGAAGTCGATGCGCTTGAATAATGCGGCAATGAAGATAGCGTCGGGTAAGAATGTGAGTGAAGCTGCGATGGCTGTGGGGTATGTCAGCTCTTCCCAATTTAGTCGCGAGTTTAAACGTGTCTATGGGCAGTCACCCAAGCAATGGAGCCAATCAAAGCAGTTGATTGAAAATATCGCATAG
- a CDS encoding cytochrome-c peroxidase → MRNILIRFATLASVLVLIGCKGSDGDGSDTSVTPDPELPSVLNLPDTHFNYSNIELPEHYLVNDFPAVFQFQKAAIDMDNLPDHNQITDAGATLGRVLFYDRRLSANGTVSCASCHIPSNGFSDPKVLSDGFNGGKTRRHSMGLTNSRFYFTGKFFWDERADSLEEQVLMPFQDPVEMGLILAELEEIVRNQDYYPALFADAFGDATVSSDRISRALAQFVRSMVSTTSKYDIARQDVSSPLVDFPQFTDEENAGKDLFFTPRAVANGDPLNCSGCHISEAFVGVVPINIDFDSIATNNGLDSVSSDDLGVAESTGSNRDIGKFKTPSLRNISVTAPYMHDGRFADLGAVIDHYSTGIQPHPNLLPPLLGNDGNPIKFDFTDAEKSALIAFLDTLTDHTMLNDEKYSNPFNSN, encoded by the coding sequence ATGCGAAATATATTAATCAGATTTGCGACACTAGCTTCAGTCTTAGTCTTGATTGGATGCAAGGGTAGTGATGGTGATGGCTCTGATACATCAGTGACACCAGATCCTGAATTACCTTCTGTATTGAATTTGCCTGATACTCACTTTAACTATTCAAATATTGAGCTTCCTGAACATTATCTAGTTAATGATTTCCCTGCGGTTTTTCAATTTCAAAAAGCCGCTATTGATATGGATAACCTACCTGACCATAACCAGATTACCGATGCTGGTGCCACCTTGGGGCGAGTGCTGTTTTATGACAGAAGGCTATCTGCTAATGGTACTGTGTCTTGTGCTTCATGCCATATTCCAAGTAATGGATTTTCCGATCCAAAGGTGTTGAGTGATGGCTTTAATGGTGGCAAAACTCGAAGACATTCAATGGGTCTCACAAATTCCCGGTTCTATTTCACCGGGAAGTTTTTTTGGGATGAAAGGGCGGATTCATTAGAAGAGCAAGTGCTGATGCCATTTCAAGACCCAGTAGAGATGGGGTTGATTCTTGCTGAGTTAGAAGAAATTGTCAGAAACCAAGATTATTATCCGGCCTTGTTTGCAGATGCGTTCGGCGATGCTACGGTGTCTAGTGATAGAATTTCGAGAGCTTTAGCGCAGTTTGTAAGGTCGATGGTGAGTACAACATCGAAGTATGACATTGCTCGGCAAGATGTATCATCACCCCTGGTAGATTTTCCTCAGTTCACCGATGAGGAAAATGCGGGCAAAGACCTATTTTTCACGCCAAGAGCAGTAGCAAATGGCGACCCATTAAATTGCTCTGGATGCCATATATCAGAAGCGTTTGTTGGGGTTGTGCCGATTAATATAGACTTTGATTCAATCGCGACAAATAATGGGCTCGATTCTGTTTCAAGCGATGATCTTGGCGTAGCAGAATCTACTGGTTCAAACAGAGATATAGGCAAATTTAAAACGCCTTCTCTAAGAAATATTTCAGTTACGGCGCCATATATGCACGATGGCCGCTTTGCCGATTTAGGCGCAGTTATCGACCATTACAGCACCGGGATACAGCCCCACCCAAACCTGTTGCCGCCCTTACTTGGAAATGATGGAAATCCAATTAAATTTGATTTTACCGACGCTGAGAAGAGCGCGTTAATCGCATTTCTGGATACCTTAACGGACCACACTATGCTCAATGATGAAAAGTACAGTAATCCATTTAATAGCAACTAA
- a CDS encoding type II toxin-antitoxin system Phd/YefM family antitoxin, whose protein sequence is MKTSTIYAEKAVSSSEARKHFKDCLSGEPVVVLSNNEPAGYMMSATFFEGLMKALEGKNADSVSSFRPMSARLEVIAHLNAHALTELDESILGEFQE, encoded by the coding sequence ATGAAAACAAGTACAATCTATGCTGAAAAAGCAGTGTCATCAAGCGAAGCTAGAAAGCATTTTAAAGATTGCTTATCAGGGGAGCCAGTTGTCGTTTTATCAAATAACGAGCCTGCTGGTTATATGATGAGCGCCACTTTTTTTGAAGGACTTATGAAAGCTTTAGAAGGCAAAAATGCTGACTCTGTTTCATCATTTAGGCCAATGAGTGCTCGCTTAGAAGTCATTGCCCATCTTAATGCTCATGCATTAACAGAGCTTGATGAGAGTATCTTGGGTGAGTTTCAAGAGTGA